In the Bacteroidota bacterium genome, ATAATGCCGAATTCTGGCTCGCCCTCAAGCATCTTGCCCCGTCGGTATTTGCTTTTGTCTTAAGCTTTGTGATAATCCTGATCACATGGGTAAATCACCACAACGGTTTGAAAATGTTGAACAAATCGTCGCCCGCGTTTATCTATGCGAATGGTTTGCTCTTGCTTACAGTTGTGATTATTCCATTTCCCACCGCCTTGCTGGGCCAATATATATTCACCGACCACGCTGCTCCCGCCGTGATTCTCTATACCGCTGTCCTGGCGCTTCAAGCCATTGCCTGGATCCTAATGACCGGTGTCACCATCAGG is a window encoding:
- a CDS encoding TMEM175 family protein, encoding MTETNPNSRLEAFCDGVFAIALTLLILDIKIPPSETINNNAEFWLALKHLAPSVFAFVLSFVIILITWVNHHNGLKMLNKSSPAFIYANGLLLLTVVIIPFPTALLGQYIFTDHAAPAVILYTAVLALQAIAWILMTGVTIRNHLAKNESAALMTRKQNMYGYYGFSLYIVLGILAVWFPLTVAIVTTFIWIFWLVLGISLKHE